A region from the Musa acuminata AAA Group cultivar baxijiao chromosome BXJ1-10, Cavendish_Baxijiao_AAA, whole genome shotgun sequence genome encodes:
- the LOC103969329 gene encoding zinc finger protein CONSTANS-LIKE 16, whose amino-acid sequence MGCTEKQRPASAVGAKTARPCDGCLRRRARWFCEADDAFLCQACDVSVHSANPLARRHRRVRLKTASFSGFLSTTEDGLGDHATPSWLHGCKRKPRTPRGKPGVAGAPTAAKVESLVPDLEALSAEENQFNEEDQLLHCVPILDPVLAELLSQPHHDHANGSETEAKPAVQLLEQAHVSAVPTANGLGGFHASDLELEQFASDMEVLLGSGLDNDSFCIDGLGWMNGTVEDDSDGQVKVEVDLDVAGTSSNFRMEMDLPKWKLDLGFDSLMMAVEVDEHKPLQQAETASDNYRAEAAAKRKMILRLDYEAVIAACSSNVLSLWIDGVRPDFDPNDSWPDVPAMAGGAAAMKEMHYQQEVAHAADEGREARVSRYREKRRRRLFSKKIRYEVRKLNAEKRPRMKGRFVKRPAFPAALACR is encoded by the exons ATGGGATGCACCGAGAAGCAGCGCCCGGCCAGCGCGGTGGGCGCCAAGACGGCGCGACCCTGCGATGGTTGCCTCCGCCGACGCGCCCGGTGGTTCTGCGAGGCCGACGACGCCTTCCTTTGCCAGGCCTGCGACGTGTCCGTCCACTCCGCCAACCCTCTTGCCCGCCGCCATCGCCGCGTCCGCCTCAAGACTGCCTCCTTCTCCGGCTTTTTATCTACGACGGAGGATGGGCTGGGCGATCATGCGACGCCCTCGTGGCTTCATGGCTGCAAGCGCAAGCCCAGAACCCCTCGTGGCAAGCCGGGAGTTGCCGGAGCACCCACGGCGGCCAAAGTGGAGTCCCTCGTGCCCGACCTCGAGGCGTTATCGGCGGAGGAGAACCAATTCAACGAGGAGGATCAGCTCCTCCACTGCGTGCCCATCCTTGACCCTGTTCTCGCCGAGCTATTATCCCAGCCTCACCACGACCACGCCAACGGTTCGGAAACAGAGGCGAAGCCGGCCGTGCAGCTCTTGGAGCAGGCTCACGTCTCCGCCGTCCCCACCGCTAACGGTCTTGGGGGTTTTCATGCCTCGGACTTGGAGCTCGAGCAGTTTGCGTCGGACATGGAGGTCTTGCTTGGATCGGGGCTCGACAACGACTCCTTCTGCATCGACGGGCTGGGTTGGATGAACGGCACGGTGGAGGACGACAGCGACGGACAGGTGAAGGTGGAGGTGGACTTGGACGTCGCCGGGACGAGCAGCAATTTCAGAATGGAGATGGACCTTCCCAAGTGGAAACTGGACCTCGGTTTCGACTCACTGATGATGGCAGTCGAAGTGGACGAGCATAAGCCACTGCAGCAGGCGGAGACGGCTTCAGACAACTACAGGGCGGAGGCAGCCGCGAAGAGGAAGATGATACTGAGGCTGGACTACGAGGCTGTCATCGCCGCTTGCTCTTCTAATGTGTTGTCGCTGTGGATAGATGGGGTGAGACCGGATTTCGATCCCAACGATTCATGGCCGGACGTACCA GCGATGGCAGGAGGAGCAGCAGCGATGAAGGAGATGCATTATCAACAGGAGGTGGCTCACGCGGCGGACGAAGGAAGGGAGGCGAGGGTGTCGAGGTACCGGGAGAAGCGGAGGAGGAGGCTGTTCTCGAAGAAGATACGGTACGAGGTGCGGAAGCTGAACGCGGAGAAGCGGCCGAGGATGAAGGGCCGGTTTGTGAAGCGGCCGGCGTTCCCAGCCGCCTTAGCCTGTCGATGA
- the LOC135596245 gene encoding ubiquitin-like protein-NEDD8-like protein RUB3: MDVVFETSTGRYFTIEIGFFDTVLEIKEKVQKYQGYPVPSQKLLFQGQELADDRDTEHYNILQNSRIHLALAADAADGKLPESGDGRARITVAVSTPTSRRQLTLEADAADTVARLKERVRDLSGVPPNRFVLFHGGVELQDHRRLADYVVADHSRMNLVMRPSLGAKKLRLMLLPKHGAKTIPVEVNASDNVSELRKEVQRLHGVLNFDLPPEGYFFIYKQNAMEEDKSFRWHDVRPGDTIEIFHASVKDSP; the protein is encoded by the coding sequence ATGGACGTCGTCTTCGAGACATCCACCGGCAGGTACTTCACCATCGAGATTGGCTTCTTCGACACGGTCCTGGAGATCAAAGAGAAGGTGCAGAAGTATCAAGGCTACCCCGTCCCCTCCCAAAAGCTCCTGTTCCAAGGCCAAGAGCTCGCCGACGACCGCGACACCGAGCACTACAACATCCTCCAGAACTCCCGCATCCATCTCGCGCTTGCAGCAGACGCCGCCGACGGCAAGCTTCCGGAGAGCGGCGATGGCCGCGCCCGCATCACCGTGGCCGTGAGCACCCCGACGTCGCGGCGGCAGCTGACGCTCGAGGCCGACGCGGCCGACACCGTGGCTCGCCTCAAGGAGCGTGTCCGCGACCTCAGCGGCGTCCCCCCGAACCGGTTCGTGCTGTTCCACGGCGGCGTCGAGTTGCAGGACCACCGCAGGCTGGCCGACTACGTCGTCGCCGACCACTCGAGGATGAATCTGGTGATGCGGCCGTCGCTGGGCGCCAAGAAGCTGAGGCTGATGCTGCTGCCGAAGCACGGCGCGAAGACGATACCAGTGGAGGTGAACGCGTCGGACAACGTGAGCGAGCTGCGGAAGGAGGTGCAGAGACTGCATGGCGTTCTCAACTTCGATTTGCCACCCGAAGGCTATTTCTTCATCTACAAGCAGAACGCCATGGAGGAAGATAAATCATTCAGATGGCATGATGTGAGACCAGGTGATACGATTGAGATTTTCCATGCAAGCGTGAAGGATTCACCTTGA
- the LOC103969326 gene encoding 14-3-3-like protein produces the protein MSPVESTREENVYLAKLAEQAERYEEMVEFMEKVVKTANVEELTVEERNLLSVAYKNVIGARRASWRIISSIEQKEESRGNEEHVVLIKEYRGKVEAELSKICDGILKLLDSHLVPSASAAESKVFYLKMKGDYHRYLAEFKTGAERKEAAESTLLAYKSSQDIALAELAPTHPIRLGLALNFSVFYYEILNSPDRACSLAKQAFDEAISELDTLGEESYKDSTLIMQLLRDNLTLWTSDMTEDVDEIKEAPKKESGDDQ, from the exons ATGTCTCCGGTGGAATCGACGCGCGAGGAGAATGTGTACTTGGCCAAGCTGGCGGAGCAAGCGGAGCGGTACGAGGAGATGGTGGAGTTCATGGAAAAGGTGGTGAAGACGGCTAATGTGGAGGAGCTTACGGTGGAGGAGCGCAACCTCCTCTCGGTGGCCTACAAGAACGTGATCGGAGCTCGCCGCGCGTCGTGGCGCATCATCTCCTCCATCGAGCAGAAGGAGGAGAGCCGCGGCAACGAGGAGCATGTCGTGCTGATCAAGGAGTATCGTGGGAAGGTCGAGGCTGAACTCAGCAAGATCTGCGATGGGATCTTGAAGCTGCTTGATTCCCACCTGGTGCCCTCGGCGAGCGCGGCGGAGTCCAAGGtgttctaccttaagatgaagggTGACTACCACAG GTACCTTGCAGAGTTCAAGACTGGAGCTGAGAGGAAAGAAGCAGCTGAGAGCACTCTGTTGGCTTACAAATCTTCGCAG GATATTGCTTTAGCTGAACTGGCCCCAACTCATCCGATACGGCTTGGTCTGGCACTTAACTTCTCTGTGTTCTATTATGAGATTCTTAACTCACCAGACCGTGCTTGCAGCCTTGCAAAGCAG GCTTTCGATGAGGCTATCTCTGAACTTGATACTTTAGGTGAGGAATCGTACAAGGACAGTACGTTGATTATGCAGCTTCTCCGAGACAACTTGACATTGTGGACGTCTGATATGACG GAGGATGTTGATGAGATCAAGGAAGCTCCAAAGAAGGAATCAGGAGATGACCAGTGA